A single genomic interval of Streptococcus oralis subsp. dentisani harbors:
- a CDS encoding HNH endonuclease: MKKVNGFVYFGKMMHVINRISSKDPTNVSNKFITDGRYKLYMKYRQKKYLSLAKKRKLYLLGKSENFLELSKEELKAFHTKFSSDFKEFLPTCLTKMTDTEAICPFCERQFPSFITTEHILPQSEAAEFIILPANMILACRDCNTWLHSRMGMNNTDTEINLYFESYDITRNIEINFVTDRNANQELLIYRPEVKFASNRYSDSVLQNRLYRFWKNYQLGNTYSKEAHKTFLNISIRLVVKLTNNGAQAVDRRKLTAYLEEIKKEAKECNRVAERIANFYWEFRISDFFLKNAVEFDNLCVFLDGKLNELVT; the protein is encoded by the coding sequence ATGAAGAAGGTTAATGGATTTGTATACTTTGGTAAAATGATGCACGTTATTAATAGGATATCTTCAAAGGATCCGACTAATGTATCAAATAAATTTATAACAGATGGCAGATATAAATTGTATATGAAATATCGGCAAAAAAAATATTTGAGTCTAGCTAAAAAAAGAAAACTGTATCTGCTTGGTAAAAGTGAGAACTTTTTGGAATTATCTAAAGAAGAATTAAAAGCATTTCACACGAAATTTTCATCTGATTTTAAAGAATTTTTACCTACCTGTTTGACTAAAATGACTGATACTGAAGCGATTTGTCCTTTTTGTGAAAGGCAATTTCCTAGCTTTATCACGACAGAACATATACTTCCACAAAGTGAGGCTGCAGAATTTATAATTTTACCAGCAAATATGATATTGGCATGCCGTGACTGTAATACGTGGCTACATTCAAGAATGGGAATGAACAATACCGATACTGAAATCAACTTGTATTTTGAATCTTATGATATTACTAGAAATATAGAAATTAATTTTGTTACTGATCGAAATGCTAATCAAGAATTATTAATCTATAGACCTGAAGTAAAATTCGCTAGTAATCGCTATAGTGATTCTGTTCTTCAAAATAGATTATATAGGTTTTGGAAAAATTATCAATTGGGAAATACCTATTCTAAAGAAGCTCATAAAACATTTTTAAATATCTCAATTAGGTTGGTGGTGAAGTTGACAAATAATGGAGCTCAGGCAGTAGATAGACGGAAGTTAACTGCTTATTTAGAAGAAATAAAGAAGGAAGCTAAAGAGTGTAATAGAGTTGCGGAGCGTATTGCTAACTTTTACTGGGAATTTAGAATTTCTGATTTTTTCTTAAAAAATGCAGTAGAATTTGACAATTTATGTGTATTTTTGGATGGTAAGCTAAATGAGCTAGTTACTTAA